In Methanothermococcus thermolithotrophicus DSM 2095, one DNA window encodes the following:
- a CDS encoding CoB--CoM heterodisulfide reductase iron-sulfur subunit A family protein: MEEPRIGVYVCHCGVNIGGTVDCPDVTEFAKTLKNVVVARDYKYMCADPGQEMIKKDIKEHNLNRVVVAACSPRLHEPTFRRCVAEAGLNPFLFEFANIREHCSWVHMHEKEKATEKAKDLVRMAVAKARLLEPLEFIKVGVTQRALVIGGGVAGIQTALDLGDMGFETILVEKTPSVGGRMAQLDKTFPTNDCSICILAPKMVDVAKHPNVKLYAYSEVVDVQGYVGNFKVKIMKKARYIDETKCTGCGQCSEVCPIDVPNEFDMGIGMRKAIYKPFPQAVPAKYTIDKEHCIECGLCAKVCGPNAIDFDQEPEIIEAEVGTIICAIGYDAFDPTVREEYGYGVYDNVVTALELERMINASGPTGGKVIRLSDGQKPKRIAFIQCVGSRDAKVGNKYCSNVCCMYAMKNSQLIKEKSPDTEIDIYYMDIRAFSKGYEEFYERSAKQYGIKFMRGRPSQVIEDPETGNLVVRAEDTLLGEILEKEYDLVVLSVGMVPTKSADEVQKILGISRTPDQFFMEAHPKLRPVDTATDGVYLAGACQGPKDIPASVAQGSAAASRAAIPLAKGEVEVEPIIASVDAEICGGCGVCVKQCPYGAPRLVEKDGKVVAEVISALCKGCGTCPAGCPSGALEQDHFKTIQLFKQIEGMFRDTA; this comes from the coding sequence ATGGAAGAGCCAAGAATTGGCGTATATGTTTGCCATTGTGGAGTCAACATCGGAGGGACTGTTGACTGTCCAGATGTTACCGAGTTTGCTAAAACCTTAAAGAATGTTGTTGTGGCAAGAGATTACAAATACATGTGTGCAGATCCTGGGCAAGAAATGATTAAAAAAGACATCAAAGAACACAACTTAAACAGGGTGGTTGTAGCTGCATGTTCTCCAAGATTACACGAGCCAACATTTAGAAGGTGTGTTGCTGAAGCAGGATTAAACCCATTCTTATTTGAGTTTGCGAACATAAGAGAACACTGCTCTTGGGTACACATGCATGAAAAAGAAAAAGCAACAGAAAAGGCAAAAGATTTAGTAAGAATGGCTGTTGCAAAGGCAAGGTTGTTAGAACCTTTAGAGTTCATCAAAGTAGGGGTTACACAAAGAGCTCTGGTTATTGGAGGGGGAGTTGCAGGTATTCAGACTGCACTAGATTTAGGAGATATGGGTTTTGAAACCATATTGGTAGAAAAAACTCCTTCTGTTGGAGGAAGAATGGCCCAACTTGATAAAACATTCCCTACAAACGACTGTTCTATTTGTATTTTAGCTCCAAAGATGGTAGATGTTGCAAAGCATCCAAACGTTAAACTTTATGCCTATTCTGAAGTTGTAGATGTCCAAGGATATGTTGGAAACTTTAAAGTCAAAATAATGAAAAAGGCAAGATACATCGATGAAACAAAATGTACTGGATGCGGGCAGTGTTCAGAAGTATGTCCAATAGATGTTCCAAATGAGTTTGATATGGGCATTGGAATGAGAAAAGCCATCTATAAGCCATTTCCACAGGCAGTTCCTGCAAAATACACCATTGATAAAGAACACTGTATAGAATGTGGATTGTGTGCAAAAGTTTGTGGGCCTAATGCCATAGACTTTGATCAAGAACCTGAAATTATAGAAGCTGAAGTAGGTACGATAATTTGTGCAATAGGTTATGATGCATTTGATCCAACAGTTAGGGAAGAGTACGGATATGGAGTATATGATAACGTTGTAACTGCACTTGAATTGGAGAGGATGATTAACGCCTCTGGTCCTACAGGTGGAAAGGTTATAAGGTTAAGTGACGGGCAAAAACCAAAAAGAATCGCATTTATCCAGTGTGTTGGTTCAAGGGATGCAAAAGTTGGAAACAAATATTGTTCAAACGTCTGTTGTATGTATGCAATGAAGAACTCTCAGTTAATTAAGGAAAAATCACCAGATACCGAGATAGATATTTATTATATGGATATAAGGGCGTTCAGCAAAGGATACGAAGAGTTCTATGAAAGAAGTGCCAAACAGTACGGTATTAAATTCATGAGAGGAAGGCCATCACAAGTTATAGAAGATCCAGAAACAGGAAACCTTGTAGTTAGGGCAGAAGATACCTTGTTAGGAGAAATACTTGAAAAAGAATATGATTTAGTAGTTCTCTCAGTAGGTATGGTACCAACAAAATCAGCTGATGAGGTCCAAAAAATATTGGGTATTTCAAGAACACCTGACCAGTTCTTTATGGAAGCACACCCAAAATTAAGACCTGTTGATACTGCAACAGACGGTGTTTATCTTGCTGGAGCTTGTCAGGGGCCAAAAGATATCCCTGCATCAGTTGCACAAGGTTCTGCCGCTGCTTCAAGAGCTGCGATTCCACTTGCTAAAGGAGAAGTTGAAGTTGAACCAATAATTGCGTCAGTAGATGCAGAAATCTGTGGTGGATGTGGAGTTTGTGTAAAACAATGTCCATACGGAGCTCCAAGATTGGTTGAAAAAGACGGTAAAGTAGTAGCTGAAGTTATCTCAGCCCTGTGTAAAGGATGTGGAACCTGTCCTGCAGGATGTCCTAGTGGTGCATTAGAACAAGACCACTTCAAAACAATACAACTGTTTAAACAGATTGAAGGGATGTTTAGGGATACAGCATAA
- a CDS encoding 4Fe-4S binding protein, which translates to MIVVNTEDCYLCKACERACPTEALKLNPLKVCMLCGNCVNACPNDALNLREIELNGKKIKQIEYNSSKCDLCGECVKVCPNNLTIKDDKLKGFCVGCMKCIDACPDKFVGMEGVVEPNKKEIIIPQEPIAVTDDCVGCGICAEECPVKAIEISDDKAVVDKDKCIYCSVCAQTCPWNAIFVAGKKSPKRDKNILKFEVNEECIGCGVCTDVCPKNLIKVEDMMAKPPVGCPACGLCANACPVDAITLEVEYKPPKPVSEEGIAWIEESCNYCGSCAMKCPTSAIKVVNKRGMELPTKKKTDEKEKFRMCVRCGACTTVCPTGALKLGTVTYDGKEYNRIEFNPTLCNKCGECVKVCPYDMLELTENEKMPLSGFCVMCLKCVDACKKIKRNALALK; encoded by the coding sequence ATGATAGTAGTAAATACGGAGGATTGCTATTTATGCAAAGCATGTGAAAGGGCATGTCCTACTGAGGCACTAAAACTTAATCCCCTTAAAGTCTGCATGCTGTGTGGAAATTGTGTCAACGCATGTCCTAATGATGCCTTAAACCTAAGAGAAATCGAATTAAATGGCAAAAAAATCAAACAGATTGAGTACAACTCAAGTAAGTGTGATTTATGTGGAGAATGTGTTAAAGTCTGTCCAAATAATCTAACAATCAAAGATGATAAATTAAAAGGCTTCTGTGTTGGATGTATGAAGTGTATCGATGCCTGTCCAGACAAATTCGTTGGAATGGAAGGCGTTGTTGAACCAAATAAAAAAGAAATAATTATTCCACAAGAACCAATAGCAGTTACCGACGACTGTGTGGGATGTGGAATTTGTGCAGAGGAATGTCCAGTTAAGGCAATAGAAATCAGTGATGATAAGGCAGTAGTTGACAAGGATAAATGTATCTATTGTAGCGTATGTGCTCAAACATGCCCATGGAATGCCATATTCGTTGCAGGCAAGAAATCTCCAAAAAGAGACAAAAATATATTGAAATTTGAAGTTAATGAGGAATGTATTGGGTGTGGGGTTTGTACAGACGTATGCCCTAAAAATCTAATAAAAGTTGAAGATATGATGGCAAAACCACCAGTTGGATGTCCAGCATGTGGTCTGTGTGCAAATGCATGTCCTGTAGATGCCATAACTTTAGAGGTTGAGTATAAACCACCTAAACCAGTAAGTGAGGAAGGCATTGCGTGGATTGAAGAGAGCTGCAATTACTGCGGTTCATGTGCTATGAAGTGTCCAACAAGTGCTATAAAAGTTGTCAATAAGAGGGGTATGGAGCTCCCAACAAAGAAAAAAACAGATGAGAAAGAGAAGTTCAGAATGTGCGTTAGATGCGGGGCATGTACAACAGTTTGTCCAACTGGAGCATTGAAACTAGGAACGGTAACTTATGATGGGAAAGAATACAATAGGATTGAATTCAACCCTACTCTGTGTAATAAATGTGGAGAATGTGTAAAAGTTTGTCCATACGATATGTTAGAATTAACTGAAAATGAAAAAATGCCTTTAAGCGGTTTTTGTGTCATGTGTTTAAAGTGTGTTGACGCCTGTAAGAAGATTAAAAGAAATGCGCTGGCATTGAAGTGA
- a CDS encoding Ni/Fe hydrogenase subunit alpha, translated as MVKLSVEPVTRVEGHGKISVSFDDSGNLDKVRFHVVEVRGFEKFLEGRYVEDAPIYTPRICGICQVAHHLASAKAVDNVFGVKIPETAELLRNLMHQGATVHSHALHFYMLAAPDLMFPTTDDVLKRNLMGIAKEHPEIIKDAIELRKAGQNVVRVVGGRAIHPVTAVVGGQSKSLKEEERDELLKLSERTIELSEKSIEVGKKLLENIKDEDLLDIGYFESAHMGMVNNGVHDLYDGKLRVVNSEGKVEYEFDPSEYMNYIAEGVKPYSYLKFPYLKDKGEEDGIYRVNTLSRLNVSDKMATPLAQKYYDEFVKEFGKPCHHPMLFHYARLIELLSSAEMVKELLENDKIVGEDIRAEPEEVVGDGVGCVEAPRGTLIHHFKTDDDGIITDTNLVVATVQNNPAMDIGVRKVAEKYIKAPEDATPQVLNYMEMLIRAYDPCLSCATHIIGEESNNLSLDVYQKNKLVKSIRG; from the coding sequence ATGGTAAAATTGTCAGTTGAACCAGTTACAAGGGTTGAAGGGCATGGAAAAATATCAGTATCCTTTGATGATAGTGGAAATTTAGACAAGGTTCGTTTCCATGTTGTGGAAGTTAGAGGTTTTGAAAAGTTTTTGGAAGGAAGGTATGTTGAAGATGCCCCAATATATACACCAAGAATCTGTGGAATATGTCAAGTTGCCCACCATTTAGCAAGTGCAAAAGCGGTGGACAATGTATTTGGCGTGAAAATTCCAGAAACAGCTGAGCTCTTAAGAAACTTAATGCATCAAGGGGCAACAGTTCACAGTCATGCACTCCATTTTTACATGCTTGCTGCACCAGATTTAATGTTTCCAACAACAGATGATGTTTTAAAAAGAAACTTAATGGGTATCGCAAAGGAACATCCAGAAATTATAAAGGATGCTATTGAATTGAGAAAAGCAGGACAGAATGTTGTTAGAGTAGTCGGAGGTAGAGCAATTCACCCAGTTACTGCAGTAGTTGGAGGTCAATCAAAATCACTGAAAGAAGAAGAAAGAGACGAATTGCTAAAACTATCTGAAAGAACGATAGAGTTATCTGAAAAGTCTATTGAAGTTGGAAAAAAGTTACTTGAAAATATAAAAGATGAGGATTTATTGGACATAGGCTATTTTGAATCAGCTCATATGGGTATGGTAAATAATGGAGTCCATGACCTATATGATGGAAAACTTAGGGTTGTCAATTCAGAAGGAAAAGTTGAATATGAATTTGATCCATCTGAATACATGAACTATATTGCCGAAGGAGTTAAGCCATACTCATACTTAAAATTCCCATATTTAAAAGATAAAGGAGAAGAAGACGGAATTTATAGGGTGAATACATTATCAAGACTTAACGTTTCCGACAAGATGGCTACACCACTTGCACAGAAATATTATGACGAATTTGTTAAAGAATTTGGAAAACCTTGCCACCATCCAATGTTATTCCACTATGCAAGGTTAATAGAGCTCCTCTCAAGTGCTGAAATGGTAAAAGAACTTTTAGAAAACGATAAAATAGTTGGAGAGGACATAAGAGCTGAACCAGAGGAAGTTGTTGGAGATGGAGTAGGATGTGTTGAAGCTCCAAGGGGAACGTTAATACACCACTTCAAAACAGACGACGATGGAATTATAACAGATACTAATTTAGTTGTTGCAACAGTTCAAAACAACCCTGCTATGGACATTGGTGTTAGAAAAGTTGCTGAAAAGTATATAAAAGCTCCTGAAGATGCAACACCACAAGTTTTAAACTATATGGAAATGCTCATTAGGGCTTATGACCCATGTTTGTCCTGTGCAACTCACATAATTGGGGAAGAATCAAATAACCTATCATTGGATGTTTATCAGAAAAATAAATTAGTCAAATCAATTAGGGGATAA
- a CDS encoding F420-non-reducing hydrogenase subunit G, which yields MVKIATTWLGGCSGCHISLLDLHEELLNLLENVELVHCPVLMDVKEIPDEVEVALIEGGIRNEENLEIAKEMRERAKIVIAFGTCAAFGGVPGLGNLYSNDELLDKAYKTTITTKNDDGIIPNEEVPELVSRVKPLSEVIEVDYFIPGCPPNPEMIAEVVKALLEGKEPELPKKNLCEECARKKSEEGVAIETIKRNYEGNPDPEKCLLEQGYICLGIATREGCGAPCPSSGVPCSGCSGPTDAVVDQGAKMISALCSDFGIDNDRDVDPMILPKSIKDKIGSFYKFTLPSAFVPIRLK from the coding sequence ATGGTAAAAATAGCAACAACATGGTTAGGCGGTTGTTCCGGATGTCATATAAGTTTGTTAGATTTACACGAAGAACTTTTGAATTTGCTGGAAAATGTTGAACTTGTTCATTGTCCTGTGCTTATGGATGTTAAAGAAATCCCTGATGAAGTTGAAGTTGCATTGATTGAAGGTGGAATAAGAAACGAAGAAAACCTGGAAATTGCAAAAGAAATGAGGGAAAGGGCAAAAATAGTCATAGCATTTGGAACCTGTGCTGCATTTGGAGGTGTTCCAGGGTTAGGTAATCTGTATTCCAACGATGAGTTATTGGACAAGGCCTATAAAACAACTATCACTACAAAAAACGACGATGGAATTATTCCAAACGAAGAAGTTCCAGAATTAGTCTCAAGGGTTAAACCGCTATCTGAGGTTATAGAAGTCGATTACTTCATCCCAGGATGTCCACCAAATCCTGAAATGATTGCTGAAGTTGTAAAAGCATTGTTAGAAGGAAAAGAACCAGAATTGCCTAAGAAGAATTTATGTGAAGAGTGTGCAAGGAAGAAAAGTGAAGAAGGAGTTGCAATTGAAACAATAAAAAGAAACTATGAAGGAAATCCAGATCCTGAAAAATGTCTATTGGAACAAGGATATATCTGCTTAGGTATCGCAACAAGGGAAGGTTGTGGGGCACCATGTCCGAGCTCAGGTGTTCCATGTAGTGGTTGCAGTGGTCCAACAGATGCTGTTGTTGATCAAGGAGCAAAAATGATTTCTGCACTATGTTCTGATTTTGGAATTGATAACGATAGAGATGTAGATCCAATGATATTACCGAAATCAATAAAAGATAAAATAGGAAGTTTTTACAAATTTACACTCCCAAGTGCTTTTGTTCCTATCAGATTGAAATAA
- a CDS encoding hydrogenase iron-sulfur subunit, translated as MSEWEPKIIGFCCNWCTYGGADTAGVGRMQYPPSIRIIRVMCSGRIEPSLILKAFKEGADGVFVGGCHLGDCHYDSGNYKWQRRVMMLYELLEELGIEKERLNHEWISASEGEKFQNTMKDFYNKIEALGPCKLKEELDK; from the coding sequence ATGTCTGAATGGGAACCAAAAATTATTGGATTTTGTTGTAATTGGTGTACCTATGGTGGAGCAGACACTGCCGGTGTTGGAAGGATGCAATACCCACCAAGTATAAGAATAATTAGAGTAATGTGCTCTGGAAGAATTGAACCATCCCTTATTTTAAAAGCGTTTAAAGAAGGGGCAGATGGTGTTTTTGTCGGAGGTTGCCACTTAGGAGATTGCCACTACGATTCTGGGAATTATAAATGGCAAAGAAGAGTTATGATGCTCTACGAATTATTGGAAGAATTAGGCATTGAAAAAGAAAGATTAAACCATGAATGGATTTCTGCATCAGAAGGTGAAAAATTCCAAAATACGATGAAGGATTTCTATAATAAAATAGAAGCTCTTGGACCTTGCAAACTAAAAGAAGAATTAGACAAATAA
- the frhA gene encoding coenzyme F420 hydrogenase subunit alpha, with amino-acid sequence MGKIVEIHPTTRHEGHTKLVLKVDDEGIVEKGAYLSVTPVRGFEKFLVGKPAEFAPIAVSRFCGICPVAHATSAVEAIEDACDITPPKDGLLLRELCGIGNKMHSHPLHQFLISPDYVPKDDSNEFIKRVQAMRRIGQYIVDAVGGEAIHSPNIKVGGMAKQITESTKAKMYYKCKEYEKLAKEQLEYLIPIFESRTLNDGTELPEKLGYHDFGYIATHPTYGDRTKIDQDKVVEYTPFDVYDKDVAIQSSTTVPTYNGRLMEVGPRARFSKFFDFKEKGAMALHIARAYEISVLVKRAMEILDELNVNGKTMSDEPIVGDGEKLGLGVHEAARGHNTHQAVIDKDGNIVYYNAIVATTWNIPVISKAVEGTHYKFAEHIVRAYDPCISCATHMIIKDYDDKIIGEKILK; translated from the coding sequence ATGGGGAAAATTGTAGAAATCCACCCTACAACAAGGCATGAAGGGCATACAAAGTTGGTTTTGAAGGTCGATGATGAAGGTATTGTTGAAAAAGGAGCTTATCTAAGCGTAACCCCAGTAAGAGGTTTTGAAAAATTCTTAGTTGGAAAACCTGCAGAATTTGCTCCTATTGCAGTATCAAGATTTTGTGGAATTTGTCCCGTAGCTCATGCAACTTCAGCAGTAGAGGCAATTGAAGATGCATGTGATATAACACCACCAAAAGATGGGTTGTTGTTAAGAGAACTATGTGGAATAGGCAATAAAATGCACTCACACCCATTACATCAATTTTTGATATCTCCTGACTACGTACCCAAGGATGATTCAAATGAGTTTATTAAAAGGGTTCAGGCAATGAGAAGAATAGGACAATATATTGTTGATGCCGTTGGAGGAGAAGCAATTCACTCTCCAAATATCAAGGTTGGAGGAATGGCAAAGCAAATTACCGAAAGTACAAAGGCAAAGATGTACTACAAATGCAAAGAATATGAAAAACTTGCAAAGGAACAGCTGGAGTATTTAATCCCAATATTTGAAAGTAGAACCTTGAATGATGGAACTGAGCTCCCAGAAAAACTTGGATATCATGATTTTGGATATATTGCAACACATCCAACTTACGGGGATAGAACCAAAATAGACCAAGATAAGGTTGTTGAATATACTCCTTTTGATGTGTACGACAAAGACGTAGCAATTCAGTCATCTACTACAGTTCCAACCTATAATGGAAGATTGATGGAAGTTGGTCCAAGGGCAAGATTTAGTAAATTCTTCGATTTCAAAGAAAAAGGTGCTATGGCATTACATATAGCAAGAGCATATGAAATTTCTGTTCTTGTTAAAAGAGCCATGGAGATTCTTGACGAATTAAATGTAAATGGAAAAACCATGTCCGATGAGCCAATAGTCGGAGATGGTGAAAAATTAGGTTTAGGTGTTCATGAGGCTGCAAGAGGGCATAACACTCACCAGGCAGTAATTGATAAAGATGGAAACATAGTTTATTACAACGCAATTGTTGCAACAACGTGGAACATTCCTGTTATTAGTAAGGCTGTTGAAGGAACCCATTACAAGTTTGCAGAACATATTGTTAGAGCCTATGATCCATGTATCTCATGTGCAACCCATATGATCATCAAGGATTATGATGACAAAATAATTGGTGAGAAGATACTGAAATAA
- the frhD gene encoding coenzyme F420-reducing hydrogenase, FrhD protein, with product MPDYLNKEILILGCGNILFGDDGFGYAVINKLKEIRDNYPISKCAKLNSDKIEIIDAGTGASHFILSLIDKDTPIKKIIIIDAIDFGLKPGELTKLYPEDLPNIKKYHIDAHDMPLAEMIKEINEKYGVKTVVIGCQSKNMTAPDICLELSEEVKNAVDNAVEMVLDELL from the coding sequence TTGCCAGATTACCTTAATAAAGAGATTTTAATCCTCGGGTGTGGGAATATTCTGTTTGGCGATGATGGATTTGGATATGCTGTAATAAACAAGCTGAAAGAAATCCGAGATAATTATCCCATCTCGAAATGTGCAAAATTAAATTCTGACAAAATAGAAATTATTGATGCGGGAACTGGGGCTTCTCACTTCATACTATCGTTAATTGATAAAGACACGCCGATCAAGAAGATCATAATCATAGATGCAATCGATTTTGGTTTAAAACCTGGTGAATTAACAAAACTATATCCTGAAGATTTGCCAAACATAAAAAAATATCACATAGATGCCCACGATATGCCCCTTGCAGAAATGATAAAGGAAATTAATGAAAAGTATGGCGTAAAAACCGTAGTTATTGGATGCCAATCGAAGAACATGACTGCACCAGACATATGTCTTGAATTATCAGAAGAAGTTAAAAATGCAGTTGATAACGCAGTTGAAATGGTTTTAGATGAATTATTGTAA
- the frhG gene encoding coenzyme F420 hydrogenase subunit gamma, with translation MVKIAHIHLCGCTGCLISLADTYEQLLDILNSVELVYALTLVDEKTEIRETDDKILIEREIPDDIDIALVEGSVCLEDEHSMKDVFDARRKSKIVVALGACAATGGITRFCRGGQMSKPVHSSFVPIGDLIKVDLALPGCPPSPEALVNLITAALNGDTEYLEIYAELAKKTEACGCDLLVNVINKSLCMGCGSCAASCPTRAIEMIDGKPNVLKELCIKCGACSLQCPRIRFPKLIEEIE, from the coding sequence ATGGTTAAAATAGCACATATACACTTGTGTGGATGCACAGGCTGTTTAATATCTCTTGCAGATACTTACGAGCAGCTTTTAGATATTTTAAATAGTGTAGAGCTGGTTTATGCATTGACTTTGGTAGATGAAAAAACCGAGATAAGAGAAACTGACGATAAAATACTCATTGAGAGAGAAATTCCCGATGATATTGACATAGCACTTGTAGAAGGTAGCGTCTGTTTAGAGGACGAACATTCAATGAAAGATGTCTTCGACGCAAGAAGAAAATCAAAAATTGTTGTTGCTTTAGGGGCATGTGCTGCGACTGGTGGAATAACCAGGTTTTGCAGAGGCGGACAAATGTCAAAACCAGTTCATAGTTCATTTGTTCCAATAGGGGATTTAATAAAGGTTGATTTGGCACTTCCAGGATGTCCTCCATCGCCTGAAGCCCTTGTAAACCTAATCACTGCCGCATTAAATGGAGATACTGAATATTTGGAAATTTATGCCGAGTTAGCGAAAAAAACAGAAGCCTGTGGTTGCGACCTATTGGTTAACGTGATCAACAAGTCTCTTTGTATGGGATGTGGATCATGTGCCGCATCATGCCCTACAAGAGCTATAGAGATGATTGACGGAAAACCAAACGTCTTAAAGGAGCTCTGTATTAAGTGCGGGGCATGTAGTTTACAGTGTCCAAGAATAAGATTTCCTAAATTAATTGAAGAAATTGAGTAA